Below is a genomic region from Prolixibacteraceae bacterium.
AAAGAGCCTAGAGCTTCGGTGTATCTCTTCTCTTGATACAACAAACCTGTATATTGTCTAATACATTCCCAATGGGGATCAATATCTATTGATTGTTTATAATGTATACAGGCTTTAGATTCTTCCCCGATATGTTGATAACAGTTGCCCAACTTATAGTGGTACTGTGCTCTAATACTATCCGTATCGATTCTATTTGACGCTAATAGTTTTACAATATATGGGGCCGCATCTTTATAACGACCATTACGGTAGTATCTATCTGCCTGCCTCTTTTGTGCCAAACAGATGCTGAATTGAAACCCGATAAATATGAGAAGTAGAAGAACTTTTCGCATGTGTTTAAAACTGTCTAGGGTTAATGATTCTTTTCTTATCTTTCAAACTGTAACTAATCATTACTTCATGACTGTTACTACCAAATTTTAATGTCTTACCCAGATCAATATCGTAGGAGTATCCTAGTGTGATTGATGGAGTTATATTGAATGCAGTCATTGCGATAATACTTTTGGTATTCCTATAGGTCGCTCCGAGCCAAAAACGGTTCATAAAAAGAAAATTTGTAGTAACATCATACTGTATACCTGTGGATTGAAGATATTTCAACATAAACGATGGCTTCATGTATATAGAGTGATCCCTAGTAAGTGGAAATATTACACCACTGAATAGATAGATATGTCTAGATAATAGACTATACGCACTTTTGTATACCGTACCTTCTGAATATGCATACTCACTCTGGGTTAAATGTCTCGCTGAAACACCTGCATACCATGATAATCCGTATAAGTATATCCCTACATTAAAATCAGGAGAGTATCGGCTACTATTCTCCTGTTCATAAACAAGAGGATCATACTTATCTTTTACCTCTATATCTTCCCATCGAATGTTGTCACTAATTAATCCCGCTTGAATTCCTAATGATAGCTTTACCTTGTAATTGATATGAATTTGGTAAGAAACATTCAGTAGAAATGAGCTCTTACTCTCTGGGCCAAGTTGGTCTAATATAAAAATACCTCCAACCCCAAAATTGTATTCTCCCATGGGACCATGTACCATTATTGAGGTCGTCTTGGGAGATCCTGGAATATTGACCCACTGATCTCGTCTTGTCAATGTCGATTGAATTTCATCGATGGTTCCAGCATAACCAGGATTTATATACATTTTATGAAAAAAATACTGACTATTCATCCCATCTTGTTGGGCCATGGCATTAAACCGTATTGTACATAGAGTAATAAAGAGTATGCTAAATTTAAATAGTTTAGATATCATCACGACCTCCTCTCACGTAGATCCATCCTTTTAGCGGAGGATAATTGGGAACTTCAATCATGTAATAGAATGTACCATCGGTAACCAAATTCTTATTCTTTGATATGCCTTTCCAAACGACACTTTGGTTGTTATAGTTGCTAAAGCTGGCAATCTGATCTCCCCAACGATTAAAGATATGTACATTGTTTTCCGGGTAACGCTCAATGTTACGTATAATCCAAGTGTCATTCTTTCCATCATTATTAGGTGTTATTGTGTTGAAAGGTTTTATCTCTAATAATGAAGAGATATCAATATTCACCATCTTCAGCGGAGAGGAACATAGTTTGTCATTACTTTGGATATATACCTTCTCTCCATGTATTGTCGTACTCAGTATATTTATAAACTCCTTGTCTGTTTCACCAATCAATGCCCCGTCAAATGGCGCATCAAATATGGAGTAATGACTCTTTATATCATGGAGTGATTGAAACTCAAAAACGATATTTGAATTATTAATATCTGTCGTAACATTGGTGTTAAAATCCAATGAAGGATGTCTCTTGAATCGATGAACTCCAACTTCTTCTCTTGTGCTAATATTAGGGTGATAGGCTTCAACAATGATCTCTTCTGGAGTTTGCCTGCCTATCGTTGGAATGCTTACCTGTTTATCCTTACCATCTTTGCTAAATACAGTGAGGTTGGGGGTGAAGGGTTGATGCTGACCATCAAATAACTCATAGTAGGTCTCTTTCTGAAGGTTAAATAACGTGACTTCAATAGGCTCATCATATGGCGCACACGTAACATTACTCTCTAGTCCTATTGACTTGAAGTTTTCATGTTTTGGTGTAGAAATAAAATAACATCTGGACTTGATTGATTTCCCGTCTACCTTTGTCTCTAGTATAATTTTATCAATAAAGCCACTAGTCTGTTTTGTGGTGTAATTAAAATGTCCATTTTCCTGAACTATTAATTTGCCATACTTTTCTTGGGTCAATTTCTTAAAGGACTTTGTCTTAATTTGATCATTTACACTTACGTCTCCCTCTATGTTGTTGTGT
It encodes:
- a CDS encoding gliding motility-associated C-terminal domain-containing protein, with the protein product MNSRPNKILLLLTIVFLVCQGGKAQTKTFIQGEPIKFSLIEKDKWTYEWCIENSVGAISKLASITSESGIIPFTEVGTYKIHARGIDSHGCYSDWITKSFNIINGTVGVEDHLVLYENTLESFDLSINDQYLPKSSEYEWMTISRSSYSISRRGKVDISSKPFNYAEVIKYKLNKSHKKEPLVIIQRQPSDFTKNILVCNNESYILRSSGGVKGTVSNNDYSTFGHKLSYHGVTKKTKIGNAVHMDEKGSFEYIGTNKITGYDSFNYHVTDLYSGIIRRGTCYIYPQQTNDICLDNIYYIHTHNNIEGDVSVNDQIKTKSFKKLTQEKYGKLIVQENGHFNYTTKQTSGFIDKIILETKVDGKSIKSRCYFISTPKHENFKSIGLESNVTCAPYDEPIEVTLFNLQKETYYELFDGQHQPFTPNLTVFSKDGKDKQVSIPTIGRQTPEEIIVEAYHPNISTREEVGVHRFKRHPSLDFNTNVTTDINNSNIVFEFQSLHDIKSHYSIFDAPFDGALIGETDKEFINILSTTIHGEKVYIQSNDKLCSSPLKMVNIDISSLLEIKPFNTITPNNDGKNDTWIIRNIERYPENNVHIFNRWGDQIASFSNYNNQSVVWKGISKNKNLVTDGTFYYMIEVPNYPPLKGWIYVRGGRDDI
- a CDS encoding type IX secretion system membrane protein PorP/SprF, coding for MISKLFKFSILFITLCTIRFNAMAQQDGMNSQYFFHKMYINPGYAGTIDEIQSTLTRRDQWVNIPGSPKTTSIMVHGPMGEYNFGVGGIFILDQLGPESKSSFLLNVSYQIHINYKVKLSLGIQAGLISDNIRWEDIEVKDKYDPLVYEQENSSRYSPDFNVGIYLYGLSWYAGVSARHLTQSEYAYSEGTVYKSAYSLLSRHIYLFSGVIFPLTRDHSIYMKPSFMLKYLQSTGIQYDVTTNFLFMNRFWLGATYRNTKSIIAMTAFNITPSITLGYSYDIDLGKTLKFGSNSHEVMISYSLKDKKRIINPRQF